One window of the Tubulanus polymorphus chromosome 11, tnTubPoly1.2, whole genome shotgun sequence genome contains the following:
- the LOC141912497 gene encoding ribose-5-phosphate isomerase-like — MDSEIEAGKKAAACAAVDDYVQDGQIIGIGSGSTIVYAVERLAARVENENLKVTCIPTSFQARQLIVNANLTLGDLEQYPELDVAIDGADEVDEGLTLIKGGGACHTFEKIVASCANKFVVIADYRKDSKDLGDNWKKGVPIAVITNAYVPVKRKIAKKYGGSVTLRMAKGKAGPVVTDCGNFVLDWIFEKNFDWTKIHSELKMIPGVVETGLFVNMAEKAYFGMKDGSVKTRTTTTHAMNGVNGEK, encoded by the exons ATGGACAGTGAAATTGAAGCTGGCAAAAAGGCAGCCGCGTGTGCTGCAGTTGATGATTATGTTCAG GATGGTCAAATCATTGGAATTGGAAGTGGATCAACAATAGTTTACGCTGTAGAAAGACTAG CCGCTCGAGTTGAAAATGAGAATCTGAAAGTCACATGCATTCCAACTTCATTCCAG GCTCGACAGTTGATAGTAAACGCAAATTTAACACTAGGAGATTTAGAACAATATCCTGAG cTCGATGTAGCAATAGATGGCGCTGATGAAGTCGACGAAGGTTTAACATTGATAAAAGGTGGCGGTGCGTGTCACACATTCGAGAAGATCGTCGCATCTTGCGCCAATAAGTTTGTAGTGATAGCTGATTACAG AAAAGACTCGAAAGATTTGGGCGATAACTGGAAAAAGGGCGTCCCGATTGCCGTTATAACTAACGCGTACGTTCCGGTAAAACGGAAGATCGCAAAGAAATACGGCGGCTCGGTAACGTTACGTATGGCTAAAGGAAAAGCT GGCCCGGTTGTAACTGACTGCGGTAATTTCGTGCTCGATTGGATTTTCGAGAAGAATTTCGATTGGACGAAAATTCACTCCGAACTGAAGATGATTCCAG GAGTTGTTGAAACTGGTTTGTTCGTGAATATGGCTGAGAAGGCATATTTCGGTATGAAAGACGGATCAGTGAAAACGCGCACGACAACAACGCACGCAATGAACGGAGTTAATGGTGAAAAATAA